From Macrobrachium rosenbergii isolate ZJJX-2024 chromosome 17, ASM4041242v1, whole genome shotgun sequence, one genomic window encodes:
- the LOC136847689 gene encoding uncharacterized protein isoform X2 encodes MYLRMGGITSKFVDEVVSDSKQDHTPKVKQLPFDPRSPSEQITRTPITTLKTPDNNLDTPSDAKIFKVVDPRSPNNELTRTPIIVEKKEVPRRPLSLKPATEMKLDSFLCAPNDENDGEEMQDPRSPTIKVPRTPLEDKVLDLEVRESSGEPEEEKTDITEITRQNDKGLQEENRTLVKKLFPSEGQGDKVRRPLGLVQNTVTAKTPRDLLQAKHCKNVEDEYNKNMRTLLPDQENIIHSKTDFVENI; translated from the exons ATGT ATCTCAGAATGGGAGGCATTACCAGCAAATTTGTTGATGAAGTAGTCAGCGACTCTAAACAAGATCATACCCCCAAGGTTAAACAGTTGCCTTTTGATCCCCGTTCTCCATCAGAGCAGATCACGAGAACTCCTATCACA aCCTTGAAGACCCCTGATAATAATTTAGACACACCATCAGATGCCAAAATTTTCAAGGTGGTTGATCCTCGTTCTCCAAATAATGAG TTAACTCGCACTCCAATTATTGTTGAGAAAAAGGAAGTGCCACGTCGTCCTCTGTCTCTGAAGCCAGCGACAGAAATGAAGTTGGattcatttttatgtgctccaaatgatgaaaatgatggtgAGGAGATGCAAGACCCTCGTTCTCCAACAATCAAAGTACCCAGAACACCCCTTGAAGATAAAGTATTAG atttagAAGTCAGAGAGTCATCAGGTGAACCCGAGGAGGAAAAGACTGACATTACAGAGATAACCAGGCAAAATGACAAAGGCTTACAAGAGGAGAATAGGACTCTTGTGAAGAAATTGTTCCCAAGTGAAGGACAAGGTGACAAG GTTCGTCGTCCCTTAGGACTTGTACAGAATACAGTTACTGCAAAGACACCCAGAGATCTTCTTCAAGCCAAGCATTGCAAGAATGTTGAAGATGAGTACAACAAGAACATGCGTACTTTGCTACCAGACCAAGAAAATATAATACACTCTAAAACTGACTTTGTGGAGAATATCTGA
- the LOC136847689 gene encoding uncharacterized protein isoform X1 has protein sequence MDFGDFSRDLRMGGITSKFVDEVVSDSKQDHTPKVKQLPFDPRSPSEQITRTPITTLKTPDNNLDTPSDAKIFKVVDPRSPNNELTRTPIIVEKKEVPRRPLSLKPATEMKLDSFLCAPNDENDGEEMQDPRSPTIKVPRTPLEDKVLDLEVRESSGEPEEEKTDITEITRQNDKGLQEENRTLVKKLFPSEGQGDKVRRPLGLVQNTVTAKTPRDLLQAKHCKNVEDEYNKNMRTLLPDQENIIHSKTDFVENI, from the exons ATGGACTTCGGTGATTTTAGCCGAG ATCTCAGAATGGGAGGCATTACCAGCAAATTTGTTGATGAAGTAGTCAGCGACTCTAAACAAGATCATACCCCCAAGGTTAAACAGTTGCCTTTTGATCCCCGTTCTCCATCAGAGCAGATCACGAGAACTCCTATCACA aCCTTGAAGACCCCTGATAATAATTTAGACACACCATCAGATGCCAAAATTTTCAAGGTGGTTGATCCTCGTTCTCCAAATAATGAG TTAACTCGCACTCCAATTATTGTTGAGAAAAAGGAAGTGCCACGTCGTCCTCTGTCTCTGAAGCCAGCGACAGAAATGAAGTTGGattcatttttatgtgctccaaatgatgaaaatgatggtgAGGAGATGCAAGACCCTCGTTCTCCAACAATCAAAGTACCCAGAACACCCCTTGAAGATAAAGTATTAG atttagAAGTCAGAGAGTCATCAGGTGAACCCGAGGAGGAAAAGACTGACATTACAGAGATAACCAGGCAAAATGACAAAGGCTTACAAGAGGAGAATAGGACTCTTGTGAAGAAATTGTTCCCAAGTGAAGGACAAGGTGACAAG GTTCGTCGTCCCTTAGGACTTGTACAGAATACAGTTACTGCAAAGACACCCAGAGATCTTCTTCAAGCCAAGCATTGCAAGAATGTTGAAGATGAGTACAACAAGAACATGCGTACTTTGCTACCAGACCAAGAAAATATAATACACTCTAAAACTGACTTTGTGGAGAATATCTGA
- the LOC136847689 gene encoding uncharacterized protein isoform X3 codes for MGGITSKFVDEVVSDSKQDHTPKVKQLPFDPRSPSEQITRTPITTLKTPDNNLDTPSDAKIFKVVDPRSPNNELTRTPIIVEKKEVPRRPLSLKPATEMKLDSFLCAPNDENDGEEMQDPRSPTIKVPRTPLEDKVLDLEVRESSGEPEEEKTDITEITRQNDKGLQEENRTLVKKLFPSEGQGDKVRRPLGLVQNTVTAKTPRDLLQAKHCKNVEDEYNKNMRTLLPDQENIIHSKTDFVENI; via the exons ATGGGAGGCATTACCAGCAAATTTGTTGATGAAGTAGTCAGCGACTCTAAACAAGATCATACCCCCAAGGTTAAACAGTTGCCTTTTGATCCCCGTTCTCCATCAGAGCAGATCACGAGAACTCCTATCACA aCCTTGAAGACCCCTGATAATAATTTAGACACACCATCAGATGCCAAAATTTTCAAGGTGGTTGATCCTCGTTCTCCAAATAATGAG TTAACTCGCACTCCAATTATTGTTGAGAAAAAGGAAGTGCCACGTCGTCCTCTGTCTCTGAAGCCAGCGACAGAAATGAAGTTGGattcatttttatgtgctccaaatgatgaaaatgatggtgAGGAGATGCAAGACCCTCGTTCTCCAACAATCAAAGTACCCAGAACACCCCTTGAAGATAAAGTATTAG atttagAAGTCAGAGAGTCATCAGGTGAACCCGAGGAGGAAAAGACTGACATTACAGAGATAACCAGGCAAAATGACAAAGGCTTACAAGAGGAGAATAGGACTCTTGTGAAGAAATTGTTCCCAAGTGAAGGACAAGGTGACAAG GTTCGTCGTCCCTTAGGACTTGTACAGAATACAGTTACTGCAAAGACACCCAGAGATCTTCTTCAAGCCAAGCATTGCAAGAATGTTGAAGATGAGTACAACAAGAACATGCGTACTTTGCTACCAGACCAAGAAAATATAATACACTCTAAAACTGACTTTGTGGAGAATATCTGA